Proteins co-encoded in one Bos taurus isolate L1 Dominette 01449 registration number 42190680 breed Hereford chromosome X, ARS-UCD2.0, whole genome shotgun sequence genomic window:
- the ARHGAP36 gene encoding rho GTPase-activating protein 36 precursor produces the protein MPPLLLLSALIFLVNVLGGAPGHNPNRRAKMISIHSLSELERLKLQEAAYHELVARQFLSEFKPERALPTDRSNTFEKWFLILRGQERAVSLKTFGIRLEEVLVNELTRRKQVELRATMQMQEAAGPATSGRRRGNAVQRMFGRIRRIFSGRRDEPFLPREFTRRGRRGAVSADSLAELEGGALLLQTLQLSRISFPIGQRLLGSKRKMSLNPIAKQIPHVVEACCSFIEKHGLSTVGIFTLEYSEKRVRKLREEFDQGLDVVLDDSQNVHDVAALLKEFFRDMKDSLLPDDLYMSFLQTATLKPQDQLSALQLLVYLMPPCHSDTLERLLKVLHKVAENCEDSIGIDGQLVSGNRMTSTNLALVFGSALLKKGASAKRESRKTRLGIDHYVASVSVVRAMIDNWDVLFQVPPHIQKQVAKRVWKSSPEALDFIRRRNLRKIQSERIKMEEDALLSDPVETSAEARAAILGQSKPFDEGSSEEPAVPPGTARSHDDEEGAGNPLILEQDRPLLRVPREKEAKTGIGYFFP, from the exons ATGCCCCCTTTGCTGTTGTTGTCTGCCTTGATTTTTTTAGTGAACGTCCTGGGAGGAGCCCCAGGACACAACCCGAACCGCAGGGCCAAGATGATCTCAATACATAGCCTCTCCGAGCTGGAGCGTCTGAAGCTGCAAGAGGCTGCTTACCACGAACTCGTGGCCAGGCAGTTCCTCTCTGAATTCAAACCTGAAAGAG CTCTACCTACTGACCGTTCAAACACCTTCGAGAAGTGGTTTCTGATTCTGAGAGGACAAGAGAGGG CCGTATCCCTCAAGACCTTTGGCATTCGTCTGGAAGAGGTCCTGGTGAACGAGCTTACCCGCCGCAAGCAAGTTGAACTGAGAGCCACGATGCAGATGCAAGAAGCCGCCGGTCCCGCTACTAGCGGTCGTCGTCGGGGAAACGCGGTGCAAAGGATGTTTGGCCGCATCCGGCGCATTTTCAGTGGCCGAAGGGATGAGCCCTTCCTGCCCCGGGAGTTTACTCGCCGTGGGCGTAGA GGCGCAGTCTCTGCGGACAGCCTGGCTGAACTGGAGGGTGGGGCCCTGCTACTGCAGACCCTGCAGCTTTCCAGGATTTCTTTTCCAATTGGCCAGCGACTTCTGGGATCCAAAAGGAAAATGAGCCTCAATCCGATTGCTAAGCAAATCCCCCATGTTGTTGAGGCTTGCTGCAGCTTCATAGAGAAACATG GCTTAAGCACAGTGGGGATTTTCACCCTGGAATATTCTGAGAAGAGAGTGCGTAAG CTCCGTGAAGAATTTGACCAAGGTCTGGATGTGGTACTGGATGACTCTCAGAATGTACATGATGTGGCTGCGCTCCTCAAGGAGTTTTTCCGGGACATGAAGGACTCGTTGCTGCCGGATGATCTGTACATGTCCTTCCTCCAGACAGCCA CGCTGAAGCCACAGGATCAGCTTTCTGCCCTGCAATTGCTGGTTTACCTGATGCCACCTTGCCACAGTGACACCCTAGAACGTCTGCTGAAGGTCCTGCATAAGGTCGCTGAGAACTGCGAGGACTCCATTGGCATTGATGGACAGTTG GTTTCAGGCAATCGTATGACGTCCACCAATTTGGCTTTGGTGTTTGGATCTGCTCTCCTGAAGAAGGGGGCATCTGCCAAGAGGGAGTCCAGGAAAACCAGACTGGGGATTGACCACTATGTTGCCTCTGTCAGTGTGGTCCGTGCCATGATTGATAACTGGGATGTCCTCTTCCAG GTGCCTCCCCATATTCAGAAGCAGGTTGCTAAGCGTGTGTGGAAATCCAGCCCTGAAGCCCTTGATTTTATCAGACGCAGGAATTTGAGGAAGATCCA GAGCGAACGGATAAAAATGGAAGAGGATGCTTTACTTTCTGACCCAGTGGAAACCTCTGCTGAAGCCCGGGCTGCTATCCTTGGTCAAAGCAAGCCCTTTGATGAAG